One Vanessa atalanta chromosome 20, ilVanAtal1.2, whole genome shotgun sequence genomic window carries:
- the LOC125072020 gene encoding PAX-interacting protein 1 isoform X1, with the protein MVTIVDDLDSLTLQEPVFKDVKYYLSGDVSERIMQLLQSGGAENTKYFSDYVTHLICGNNAADTDLDDAQDIYQIPAVTENWVLACARLKKLANPKPYFPSKNKIFSNVTACVSKVTPADAKLLFAIITYHGGKVKLNLDSQCTHLICGFALGKKYSAALTLSSKVKIVTPDWVLESVRARIQAVTEVFHPKLLVVPQPPSKPMDRISAITGFDFEEGIAKNEVPTQNMAENKDESTQALLDKLKQRMPWNHPPSTANSSGTITSNVNSMGYTTAMSTSNIINKSIPQGIVTQNVQIQGSQANTQFIQKMAQNSVVSQPGMNVQSQQVNLQQQSYNQAQQTSQQPHGLSAIQIQQQKLLQQHQLRMQMLQHKIGNQQNQQGFTQSNVSASQITQNISNQLQQHIQNQNQQHHLQQTQNINQNSNNSMSSAQQQIENISQMLSQSANNLQQAQLSQQNMVMKPGLTLSQQSAVQNIAQQLAQSTQNLQQSLQNAKLNQNLGQGQVLNQQQLINSGQQMSAQNQGIIQQQTVQSLTNQQQNMNMGVVNQQGMVTSSQAQTGQGGQLNQLVNNTNQQIQSVQQNIQNQQGNTVQGPWRQQNIQMIQGQHQIIRSPLVQSRNPQNQVILQQQIMQTQQQALINNQQSQLSPQHTIQQSPQQILQQSIGNQGQAMSQTHHQILVQKQQLLNGSGQQQIVQGPQQVLINQHTGQQQILVHGNQQVTLQGGQQLVSQSQIVHQGGQIVNQGGQQIITQGGQQVLSQGGQHVITQQGQQHQVVIAQSSQQIVTQSGQQIIGQAVGQAQQVLTQVPQSPQPGGGIQQIITHSGNQQIVSPGGQQIVQGGQNVAWQQQQYLQQRQQIGQPGAVGPRVLQVSWTAGGGGRQLIHLDAQTHAQLQQMDPQQRAMFVAQLQKRRQLHIQRTAALAQQQQTGVVTGSPGAPSPAPQSVTFIRSQLPPGLSQQQQVQWLQQQGARTATIPAAQPAQPPPSPAGAGAGAVESSLQQLQRQQQYQRLQQLQAQRDHAAHHHAAAKQVAPVTQHVVTPLQEQQVDALLTPTTPEQQGGAGALLVNPKTKTALANMLSIRLQGAAPPPEHEPSAAGTLRLMTAAHAAGGAVRAPARLLLGPAHHPHQGPAPSAAGSKVYAGAVRAAPPRAQFYGHNPNLKLPPDLFLLGCVFHIVEYQQSAGADRVARWAEALARRGGEVEGGYCARVTHVLCETQRHGVVMQALRDAKRCVTAYWVADTLERRCVAPPWHALHLPALHARAERPAAHHRAALAGWRRDERRRLACCLRQVGAKLTPYMSRDNTVLICKRAEGNKYRRARDWGIPVVSAAWLTDLLLGNMTALAQIENAKYQQFNLASPFRMDYSLVSHLMNAWKMPINITQESHERAKRSAAAASGRRAKRPRLEPAPPPPPALPPHAPPPLHLAPRVLFSALPPADLARLAAVVRQLGGLVVTSASEATHLVMEKLVRTCKLVSCLITVKHLLAPEWVLESQRLNKFADEAEHGLRDEAFNETFNCDIDEVLLCGEQRKKLFEGMTFFLTPCVKPSKAGLTEMIELCGGKVEKNRRSYVSIQEMHNQKPYSYLVLTVPNDLHLVYYLLQSEKTLNVVCSTEVVLSAIMRQKLEIEQFLVKID; encoded by the exons ATGGTAACGATTGTTGACGATTTAGATTCATTAACTTTGCAAGAGCCAGTTTTCAAGGATGTCAAGTACTACCTCTCTGGCGATGTCTCGGAAAGG ATTATGCAGTTGCTTCAGTCAGGAGGAGCGGaaaacactaaatatttttctgattATGTCACTCATTTAATTTGTGGTAACAATGCCGCTGATACGGACCTCGATGACGCCCAGGATATCTATCAGATACCCGCAGTGACTGAAAATTGGGTTCTTGCGTGTGCACGATTGAAGAAACTTGCCAATCCGAAGCCTTACTTTCCTAGCAAGAACAAGATATTCTCAAACGTCACGGCATGTGTGTCTAAAGTGACTCCCGCTGATGCGAAATTGTTATTCGCTATTATCACATATCATGGTGGAAAAGTGAAATTGAATCTCGATTCTCAGTGCACTCATTTAATTTGTGGTTTTGCCTTGGGCAAGAAGTACAGTGCTGCACTCACACTTTCGTCCAAAGTTAAGATTGTTACTCCTGATTGGGTATTAGAAAGTGTACGGGCAAGGATACAAGCAGTGACTGAGGTGTTTCATCCTAAACTACTGGTAGTACCACAGCCACCATCGAAGCCAATGGATCGAATCAGTGCCATTACAGGATTCGATTTTGAGGAAGGGATTGCAAAGAATGAGGTACCGACTCAAAACATGGCAGAGAATAAAGATGAAAGTACACAAGCGTTACTAGATAAACTTAAGCAAAGGATGCCTTGGAATCACCCGCCATCGACTGCAAACTCATCTGGGACTATAACATCAAATGTAAACTCAATGGGCTACACAACGGCCATGTCCAcatcaaacattattaacaAATCTATACCTCAGGGAATTGTCACGCAGAATGTACAAATACAAGGAAGTCAAGCAAATACTCAGTTCATTCAGAAAATGGCACAAAACTCTGTAGTGTCTCAGCCAGGAATGAATGTCCAAAGTCAGCAGGTCAATTTACAGCAACAGAGTTATAATCAAGCTCAACAGACTTCGCAACAGCCTCATGGACTTTCAGCTATACAGATTCAACAACAAAAGTTGTTGCAACAACACCAATTACGGATGCAAATGTTGCAACATAAAATTGGTAATCAACAGAACCAACAAGGATTCACTCAATCTAATGTTTCAGCATCTCAAATTACTCAAAATATATCCAATCAGTTACAACaacatattcaaaatcaaaatcaacaaCATCATTTACAACAAACTCAGAACATAAACCAAAATTCTAATAACTCAATGAGCTCTGCACAGCAACAGATTGAGAATATCAGTCAAATGTTGAGCCAAAGTGCTAATAATTTACAGCAAGCACAACTCAGCCAACAGAATATGGTCATGAAACCAGGTTTAACATTAAGCCAGCAGAGTGCTGTGCAAAATATTGCCCAGCAGCTAGCACAGTCTACTCAAAATCTGCAACAGAGTCTGCAAAACGCGAAACTGAACCAAAATTTAGGTCAAGGACAGGTGTTAAATCAACAGCAGCTTATAAACTCTGGACAGCAAATGTCTGCACAGAATCAGGGTATAATTCAGCAGCAAACGGTGCAGTCGCTAACAAATCAACAACAGAACATGAATATGGGTGTTGTTAATCAACAAGGGATGGTCACATCATCTCAAGCTCAAACGGGGCAGGGTGGTCAACTCAATCAACTTGTCAATAACACAAACCAACAAATTCAAAGTGTCcagcaaaatatacaaaaccagCAAGGGAACACAGTGCAAGGACCTTGGAGGCAACAGAACATTCAGATGATCCAAGGACAGCACCAAATAATCCGAAGTCCTCTAGTTCAATCCCGTAACCCTCAAAACCAAGTTATTTTGCAACAACAAATTATGCAAACACAACAACAAGCATTAATCAATAATCAACAGTCTCAACTCAGCCCTCAGCATACGATTCAACAATCTCCACAACAAATTCTTCAACAGTCAATCGGTAATCAAGGGCAGGCTATGAGCCAGACTCATCATCAGATTTTGGTGCAAAAGCAACAATTACTGAATGGATCTGGACAGCAACAGATAGTCCAAGGCCCACAGCAGGTCTTAATTAATCAGCACACAGGACAACAACAGATTTTGGTCCACGGGAACCAGCAAGTTACTCTACAAGGTGGTCAACAATTAGTCTCACAAAGTCAAATCGTCCACCAAGGAGGCCAGATAGTGAATCAAGGGGGTCAACAAATAATTACCCAGGGTGGACAGCAAGTTTTATCCCAAGGTGGTCAGCATGTGATCACTCAGCAAGGTCAGCAGCATCAAGTGGTTATTGCGCAGTCCTCTCAACAAATAGTTACACAGTCCGGCCAGCAGATAATCGGACAGGCCGTAGGCCAGGCGCAGCAAGTGCTAACACAAGTGCCTCAGTCCCCGCAACCGGGTGGTGGCATTCAGCAGATAATCACCCACAGCGGCAATCAACAGATCGTATCACCAGGGGGCCAGCAAATAGTACAAGGCGGACAGAACGTCGCCTGGCAACAGCAGCAGTATTTGCAACAGAGACAACAGATCGGCCAACCCGGAGCCGTCGGACCGCGG GTTTTACAGGTGTCGTGgacggcgggcggcggcggccgGCAGCTCATCCACCTGGACGCGCAGACGCACGCGCAGCTGCAGCAGATGGACCCGCAGCAGCGCGCCATGTTCGTCGCGCAGCTGCAGAAGCGCCGGCAGCTGCACATACAGCGGACGGCGGCCTTGGCTCAGCAGCAG caaaCGGGTGTAGTGACTGGTTCCCCGGGTGCTCCCTCGCCTGCACCACAGAGCGTTACTTTCATAAGAAGCCAATTACCACCCGGACTATCTCAACAGCAACAG GTGCAATGGCTGCAGCAGCAAGGCGCCAGGACGGCCACCATACCGGCAGCGCAACCAGCTCAGCCGCCACCGTCACCTG CGGGCGCGGGGGCGGGCGCGGTGGAGTCGTCCCTGCAGCAGCTGCAGCGCCAGCAGCAGTACCAGCGCTTGCAGCAGCTGCAGGCGCAGCGGGACCACGCCGCGCACCACCACGCCGCCGCCAAGCAG GTCGCTCCTGTCACACAACATGTAGTAACCCCCTTGCAAGAACAGCAAGTGGACGCGCTGTTGACACCGACCACGCCTGAACAGCAAG gcggcgcgggcgcgctgCTCGTGAACCCGAAGACCAAGACGGCGCTCGCCAACATGCTGTCCATCCGCCTGCAgggcgccgcgccgccgcccgagCACGAGCCCTCCGCCGCCGGCACGCTGCG GCTAATGACGGCCGCACATGCGGCAGGTGGGGCGGTGAGGGCCCCCGCACGCCTACTTTTGGGCCCCGCACACCATCCACACCAGGGGCCTGCGCCG AGCGCGGCGGGCAGCAAGGTGTACGCGGGCGCCGTGCGCGCCGCGCCCCCCCGCGCGCAGTTCTACGGACACAACCCCAACCTCAAGCTGCCGCCGGACCTCTTCCTGCTGGGCTGCGTCTTCCACATC GTGGAGTACCAGCAGTCTGCGGGCGCGGACCGCGTGGCGCGCTGGGCCGAGGCGCTGGCGCGGCGGGGGGGCGAGGTCGAGGGGGGGTACTGCGCGCGCGTCACGCACGTGCTGTGCGAGACGCAGCGGCACGGCGTCGTCATGCAG GCGCTGCGGGACGCCAAGCGCTGCGTGACGGCGTACTGGGTGGCCGACACGCTGGAGCGGCGCTGCGTGGCGCCGCCGTGGCACGCGCTGCATCTGCCGGCGCTGCACGCGCGCGCCGAGCGCCCCGCCGCGCACCACCGCGCCGCGCTGGCGGGCTGGCGCCGCGACGAGCGCCGCCGCCTCGCCTGCTGCCTGCGCCAGGTGGGCGCCAAG CTCACGCCGTACATGAGCCGGGACAACACGGTGTTGATATGCAAGCGCGCCGAGGGCAACAAGTACCGCCGCGCGCGCGACTGGGGCATCCCCGTCGTCAGCGCCGCCTGGCTCACCGACCTGCTGCTCGGGAACATGACCGCGCTCGCTCAG ATCGAAAATGCTAAATATCAGCAATTCAACCTGGCCAGTCCCTTCCGCATGGACTACAGCTTGGTTTcacatctgatga ACGCGTGGAAGATGCCCATCAACATCACGCAGGAGTCGCACGAGCGCGCCAAGCGCAGCGCGGCGGCGGCCAGCGGGCGGCGCGCCAAGCGGCCGCGCCTGgagcccgcgccgccgccgccgcccgcgctgccgccgcacgcgccgccgccgctgcaCCTCGCGCCGCGCGTGCTGTTCTCCGCGCTGCCGCCCGCCGACCTCGCGCGCCTCGCGGCCGTCGTCCG CCAACTCGGCGGTCTAGTCGTCACGTCGGCCTCGGAGGCGACCCATCTCGTAATGGAGAAGCTCGTTCGGACGTGCAAGCTGGTGAGCTGCCTCATCACTGTCAAGCACTTGCTCGCCCCGGAGTGGGTGCTGGAGAGCCAGCGCCTGAACAAGTTCGCCGACGAGGCCGAGCACGGCTTGCGAGACGAGGCGTTCAACGAGACGTTCAACTGCGACATCGACGAAGTATTGCTATGCGGCGAGCAGAGGAAAAAGTTATTCGAGGGTATGACGTTCTTCTTGACGCCCTGCGTTAAGCCTTCCAAAGCGGGATTGACTGAAATGATAGAGTTGTGTGGTGGAAAAGTCGAGAAGAACCGTAGATCGTATGTCTCCATTCAGGAGATGCATAATCAGAAGCCGTACAGTTACTTAGTGCTGACAGTGCCCAATGATTTGCATTTAGTTTACTATCTTCTGCAATCGGAGAAGACGTTGAATGTGGTGTGCAGCACGGAAGTCGTTCTGTCCGCGATCATGCGACAGAAGTTAGAAATAGAACAGTTTCTCGTCAAAATAGACTAA
- the LOC125072020 gene encoding PAX-interacting protein 1 isoform X2, with amino-acid sequence MVTIVDDLDSLTLQEPVFKDVKYYLSGDVSERIMQLLQSGGAENTKYFSDYVTHLICGNNAADTDLDDAQDIYQIPAVTENWVLACARLKKLANPKPYFPSKNKIFSNVTACVSKVTPADAKLLFAIITYHGGKVKLNLDSQCTHLICGFALGKKYSAALTLSSKVKIVTPDWVLESVRARIQAVTEVFHPKLLVVPQPPSKPMDRISAITGFDFEEGIAKNEVPTQNMAENKDESTQALLDKLKQRMPWNHPPSTANSSGTITSNVNSMGYTTAMSTSNIINKSIPQGIVTQNVQIQGSQANTQFIQKMAQNSVVSQPGMNVQSQQVNLQQQSYNQAQQTSQQPHGLSAIQIQQQKLLQQHQLRMQMLQHKIGNQQNQQGFTQSNVSASQITQNISNQLQQHIQNQNQQHHLQQTQNINQNSNNSMSSAQQQIENISQMLSQSANNLQQAQLSQQNMVMKPGLTLSQQSAVQNIAQQLAQSTQNLQQSLQNAKLNQNLGQGQVLNQQQLINSGQQMSAQNQGIIQQQTVQSLTNQQQNMNMGVVNQQGMVTSSQAQTGQGGQLNQLVNNTNQQIQSVQQNIQNQQGNTVQGPWRQQNIQMIQGQHQIIRSPLVQSRNPQNQVILQQQIMQTQQQALINNQQSQLSPQHTIQQSPQQILQQSIGNQGQAMSQTHHQILVQKQQLLNGSGQQQIVQGPQQVLINQHTGQQQILVHGNQQVTLQGGQQLVSQSQIVHQGGQIVNQGGQQIITQGGQQVLSQGGQHVITQQGQQHQVVIAQSSQQIVTQSGQQIIGQAVGQAQQVLTQVPQSPQPGGGIQQIITHSGNQQIVSPGGQQIVQGGQNVAWQQQQYLQQRQQIGQPGAVGPRVSWTAGGGGRQLIHLDAQTHAQLQQMDPQQRAMFVAQLQKRRQLHIQRTAALAQQQQTGVVTGSPGAPSPAPQSVTFIRSQLPPGLSQQQQVQWLQQQGARTATIPAAQPAQPPPSPAGAGAGAVESSLQQLQRQQQYQRLQQLQAQRDHAAHHHAAAKQVAPVTQHVVTPLQEQQVDALLTPTTPEQQGGAGALLVNPKTKTALANMLSIRLQGAAPPPEHEPSAAGTLRLMTAAHAAGGAVRAPARLLLGPAHHPHQGPAPSAAGSKVYAGAVRAAPPRAQFYGHNPNLKLPPDLFLLGCVFHIVEYQQSAGADRVARWAEALARRGGEVEGGYCARVTHVLCETQRHGVVMQALRDAKRCVTAYWVADTLERRCVAPPWHALHLPALHARAERPAAHHRAALAGWRRDERRRLACCLRQVGAKLTPYMSRDNTVLICKRAEGNKYRRARDWGIPVVSAAWLTDLLLGNMTALAQIENAKYQQFNLASPFRMDYSLVSHLMNAWKMPINITQESHERAKRSAAAASGRRAKRPRLEPAPPPPPALPPHAPPPLHLAPRVLFSALPPADLARLAAVVRQLGGLVVTSASEATHLVMEKLVRTCKLVSCLITVKHLLAPEWVLESQRLNKFADEAEHGLRDEAFNETFNCDIDEVLLCGEQRKKLFEGMTFFLTPCVKPSKAGLTEMIELCGGKVEKNRRSYVSIQEMHNQKPYSYLVLTVPNDLHLVYYLLQSEKTLNVVCSTEVVLSAIMRQKLEIEQFLVKID; translated from the exons ATGGTAACGATTGTTGACGATTTAGATTCATTAACTTTGCAAGAGCCAGTTTTCAAGGATGTCAAGTACTACCTCTCTGGCGATGTCTCGGAAAGG ATTATGCAGTTGCTTCAGTCAGGAGGAGCGGaaaacactaaatatttttctgattATGTCACTCATTTAATTTGTGGTAACAATGCCGCTGATACGGACCTCGATGACGCCCAGGATATCTATCAGATACCCGCAGTGACTGAAAATTGGGTTCTTGCGTGTGCACGATTGAAGAAACTTGCCAATCCGAAGCCTTACTTTCCTAGCAAGAACAAGATATTCTCAAACGTCACGGCATGTGTGTCTAAAGTGACTCCCGCTGATGCGAAATTGTTATTCGCTATTATCACATATCATGGTGGAAAAGTGAAATTGAATCTCGATTCTCAGTGCACTCATTTAATTTGTGGTTTTGCCTTGGGCAAGAAGTACAGTGCTGCACTCACACTTTCGTCCAAAGTTAAGATTGTTACTCCTGATTGGGTATTAGAAAGTGTACGGGCAAGGATACAAGCAGTGACTGAGGTGTTTCATCCTAAACTACTGGTAGTACCACAGCCACCATCGAAGCCAATGGATCGAATCAGTGCCATTACAGGATTCGATTTTGAGGAAGGGATTGCAAAGAATGAGGTACCGACTCAAAACATGGCAGAGAATAAAGATGAAAGTACACAAGCGTTACTAGATAAACTTAAGCAAAGGATGCCTTGGAATCACCCGCCATCGACTGCAAACTCATCTGGGACTATAACATCAAATGTAAACTCAATGGGCTACACAACGGCCATGTCCAcatcaaacattattaacaAATCTATACCTCAGGGAATTGTCACGCAGAATGTACAAATACAAGGAAGTCAAGCAAATACTCAGTTCATTCAGAAAATGGCACAAAACTCTGTAGTGTCTCAGCCAGGAATGAATGTCCAAAGTCAGCAGGTCAATTTACAGCAACAGAGTTATAATCAAGCTCAACAGACTTCGCAACAGCCTCATGGACTTTCAGCTATACAGATTCAACAACAAAAGTTGTTGCAACAACACCAATTACGGATGCAAATGTTGCAACATAAAATTGGTAATCAACAGAACCAACAAGGATTCACTCAATCTAATGTTTCAGCATCTCAAATTACTCAAAATATATCCAATCAGTTACAACaacatattcaaaatcaaaatcaacaaCATCATTTACAACAAACTCAGAACATAAACCAAAATTCTAATAACTCAATGAGCTCTGCACAGCAACAGATTGAGAATATCAGTCAAATGTTGAGCCAAAGTGCTAATAATTTACAGCAAGCACAACTCAGCCAACAGAATATGGTCATGAAACCAGGTTTAACATTAAGCCAGCAGAGTGCTGTGCAAAATATTGCCCAGCAGCTAGCACAGTCTACTCAAAATCTGCAACAGAGTCTGCAAAACGCGAAACTGAACCAAAATTTAGGTCAAGGACAGGTGTTAAATCAACAGCAGCTTATAAACTCTGGACAGCAAATGTCTGCACAGAATCAGGGTATAATTCAGCAGCAAACGGTGCAGTCGCTAACAAATCAACAACAGAACATGAATATGGGTGTTGTTAATCAACAAGGGATGGTCACATCATCTCAAGCTCAAACGGGGCAGGGTGGTCAACTCAATCAACTTGTCAATAACACAAACCAACAAATTCAAAGTGTCcagcaaaatatacaaaaccagCAAGGGAACACAGTGCAAGGACCTTGGAGGCAACAGAACATTCAGATGATCCAAGGACAGCACCAAATAATCCGAAGTCCTCTAGTTCAATCCCGTAACCCTCAAAACCAAGTTATTTTGCAACAACAAATTATGCAAACACAACAACAAGCATTAATCAATAATCAACAGTCTCAACTCAGCCCTCAGCATACGATTCAACAATCTCCACAACAAATTCTTCAACAGTCAATCGGTAATCAAGGGCAGGCTATGAGCCAGACTCATCATCAGATTTTGGTGCAAAAGCAACAATTACTGAATGGATCTGGACAGCAACAGATAGTCCAAGGCCCACAGCAGGTCTTAATTAATCAGCACACAGGACAACAACAGATTTTGGTCCACGGGAACCAGCAAGTTACTCTACAAGGTGGTCAACAATTAGTCTCACAAAGTCAAATCGTCCACCAAGGAGGCCAGATAGTGAATCAAGGGGGTCAACAAATAATTACCCAGGGTGGACAGCAAGTTTTATCCCAAGGTGGTCAGCATGTGATCACTCAGCAAGGTCAGCAGCATCAAGTGGTTATTGCGCAGTCCTCTCAACAAATAGTTACACAGTCCGGCCAGCAGATAATCGGACAGGCCGTAGGCCAGGCGCAGCAAGTGCTAACACAAGTGCCTCAGTCCCCGCAACCGGGTGGTGGCATTCAGCAGATAATCACCCACAGCGGCAATCAACAGATCGTATCACCAGGGGGCCAGCAAATAGTACAAGGCGGACAGAACGTCGCCTGGCAACAGCAGCAGTATTTGCAACAGAGACAACAGATCGGCCAACCCGGAGCCGTCGGACCGCGG GTGTCGTGgacggcgggcggcggcggccgGCAGCTCATCCACCTGGACGCGCAGACGCACGCGCAGCTGCAGCAGATGGACCCGCAGCAGCGCGCCATGTTCGTCGCGCAGCTGCAGAAGCGCCGGCAGCTGCACATACAGCGGACGGCGGCCTTGGCTCAGCAGCAG caaaCGGGTGTAGTGACTGGTTCCCCGGGTGCTCCCTCGCCTGCACCACAGAGCGTTACTTTCATAAGAAGCCAATTACCACCCGGACTATCTCAACAGCAACAG GTGCAATGGCTGCAGCAGCAAGGCGCCAGGACGGCCACCATACCGGCAGCGCAACCAGCTCAGCCGCCACCGTCACCTG CGGGCGCGGGGGCGGGCGCGGTGGAGTCGTCCCTGCAGCAGCTGCAGCGCCAGCAGCAGTACCAGCGCTTGCAGCAGCTGCAGGCGCAGCGGGACCACGCCGCGCACCACCACGCCGCCGCCAAGCAG GTCGCTCCTGTCACACAACATGTAGTAACCCCCTTGCAAGAACAGCAAGTGGACGCGCTGTTGACACCGACCACGCCTGAACAGCAAG gcggcgcgggcgcgctgCTCGTGAACCCGAAGACCAAGACGGCGCTCGCCAACATGCTGTCCATCCGCCTGCAgggcgccgcgccgccgcccgagCACGAGCCCTCCGCCGCCGGCACGCTGCG GCTAATGACGGCCGCACATGCGGCAGGTGGGGCGGTGAGGGCCCCCGCACGCCTACTTTTGGGCCCCGCACACCATCCACACCAGGGGCCTGCGCCG AGCGCGGCGGGCAGCAAGGTGTACGCGGGCGCCGTGCGCGCCGCGCCCCCCCGCGCGCAGTTCTACGGACACAACCCCAACCTCAAGCTGCCGCCGGACCTCTTCCTGCTGGGCTGCGTCTTCCACATC GTGGAGTACCAGCAGTCTGCGGGCGCGGACCGCGTGGCGCGCTGGGCCGAGGCGCTGGCGCGGCGGGGGGGCGAGGTCGAGGGGGGGTACTGCGCGCGCGTCACGCACGTGCTGTGCGAGACGCAGCGGCACGGCGTCGTCATGCAG GCGCTGCGGGACGCCAAGCGCTGCGTGACGGCGTACTGGGTGGCCGACACGCTGGAGCGGCGCTGCGTGGCGCCGCCGTGGCACGCGCTGCATCTGCCGGCGCTGCACGCGCGCGCCGAGCGCCCCGCCGCGCACCACCGCGCCGCGCTGGCGGGCTGGCGCCGCGACGAGCGCCGCCGCCTCGCCTGCTGCCTGCGCCAGGTGGGCGCCAAG CTCACGCCGTACATGAGCCGGGACAACACGGTGTTGATATGCAAGCGCGCCGAGGGCAACAAGTACCGCCGCGCGCGCGACTGGGGCATCCCCGTCGTCAGCGCCGCCTGGCTCACCGACCTGCTGCTCGGGAACATGACCGCGCTCGCTCAG ATCGAAAATGCTAAATATCAGCAATTCAACCTGGCCAGTCCCTTCCGCATGGACTACAGCTTGGTTTcacatctgatga ACGCGTGGAAGATGCCCATCAACATCACGCAGGAGTCGCACGAGCGCGCCAAGCGCAGCGCGGCGGCGGCCAGCGGGCGGCGCGCCAAGCGGCCGCGCCTGgagcccgcgccgccgccgccgcccgcgctgccgccgcacgcgccgccgccgctgcaCCTCGCGCCGCGCGTGCTGTTCTCCGCGCTGCCGCCCGCCGACCTCGCGCGCCTCGCGGCCGTCGTCCG CCAACTCGGCGGTCTAGTCGTCACGTCGGCCTCGGAGGCGACCCATCTCGTAATGGAGAAGCTCGTTCGGACGTGCAAGCTGGTGAGCTGCCTCATCACTGTCAAGCACTTGCTCGCCCCGGAGTGGGTGCTGGAGAGCCAGCGCCTGAACAAGTTCGCCGACGAGGCCGAGCACGGCTTGCGAGACGAGGCGTTCAACGAGACGTTCAACTGCGACATCGACGAAGTATTGCTATGCGGCGAGCAGAGGAAAAAGTTATTCGAGGGTATGACGTTCTTCTTGACGCCCTGCGTTAAGCCTTCCAAAGCGGGATTGACTGAAATGATAGAGTTGTGTGGTGGAAAAGTCGAGAAGAACCGTAGATCGTATGTCTCCATTCAGGAGATGCATAATCAGAAGCCGTACAGTTACTTAGTGCTGACAGTGCCCAATGATTTGCATTTAGTTTACTATCTTCTGCAATCGGAGAAGACGTTGAATGTGGTGTGCAGCACGGAAGTCGTTCTGTCCGCGATCATGCGACAGAAGTTAGAAATAGAACAGTTTCTCGTCAAAATAGACTAA